A genomic window from Nerophis ophidion isolate RoL-2023_Sa linkage group LG22, RoL_Noph_v1.0, whole genome shotgun sequence includes:
- the kng1 gene encoding kininogen-1 has protein sequence MRTGVGMGVLGLLGLLSLVLGQDTVDLPSGVHIFCDDPSVEKAVSSALQEFNERLNTGYKLALYQILTASKSENGSDNVYALQFTSRRSDCVAGSPKPWTDCNYLLHERNNPLSCNATVHMKEAHTDTEHVHCSLDDYILPERAPCLGCPMPIDENSEDLNVPLSVSIVKYNSISNSTHLFNLNNVESATRQVVAGFRFKLRFDMRRTTCAKADHSELSDQCVHDQEEIEFINCNSTVDVAPWRFEAPQVQIQCEEGGLFIQAGPFSRRLPSGFTPFRDAIMPTPPPSVASGKEESSEEDATASENENPFHCPSKPWKKFQPVQPVVPTMPATNRPLLDEDLLA, from the exons ATGAGGACTGGAGTAGGTATGGGGGTGTTGGGTCTGCTGGGTCTGCTAAGTCTTGTTCTTGGCCAG GACACAGTGGACCTCCCATCTGGCGTTCACATCTTCTGCGACGACCCTTCTGTCGAGAAGGCCGTGAGCAGCGCTCTGCAAGAGTTCAATGAAAGGTTGAATACTGGCTACAAGTTGGCTCTCTATCAGATACTAACAGCCAGCAAG TCGGAGAATGGTTCCGACAACGTCTACGCGCTGCAGTTCACCAGCAGGAGGAGTGACTGTGTGGCAGGAAGTCCCAAACCTTGGACAGACTGCAACTATTTGCTACATGAACGCAAC AATCCTCTGTCCTGCAACGCCACAGTCCACATGAAGGAGGCCCACACAGACACTGAGCATGTCCACTGCAGCTTAG ATGACTACATCCTCCCAGAGAGAGCTCCTTGCCTGGGGTGCCCGATGCCCATCGATGAGAACTCAGAAGACCTCAATGTACCTCTGTCCGTCTCCATCGTGAAGTACAACTCCATCTCCAACTCTACACACCTCTTCAACCTCAACAACGTGGAAAGCGCCACCAGACAG GTGGTGGCGGGCTTCAGATTCAAACTGAGATTCGATATGAGGAGGACCACCTGTGCCAAGGCTGACCACAGCGAGCTCAGTGACCAGTGTGTGCACGACCAAGAGGAAATT GAGTTCATCAACTGTAATTCCACAGTGGACGTAGCACCGTGGAGATTTGAAGCCCCACAAGTCCAAATCCAATGTGAGGAAGGTGGCCTGTTTATTCAG GCCGGGCCGTTCAGTCGGCGCCTTCCCTCCGGCTTTACTCCGTTTAGGGATGCCATCATGCCCACGCCTCCTCCCTCGGTGGCATCCGGCAAGGAGGAATCATCTGAAGAGGACGCGACAGCTTCCGAGAATGAAAACCCCTTCCACTGTCCATCCAAGCCCTGGAAAAAGTTCCAGCCAGTCCAGCCTGTAGTTCCCACCATGCCGGCCACAAACAGGCCTCTCCTGGATGAAGACTTGTTGGCATGA